Within Dysosmobacter sp. Marseille-Q4140, the genomic segment GAGAACGACGAAGGCAGGTGAGACGGCGTGAAGCAAAAGGGTTCCAATCTGTTGGAGCGGGACGGCACCAAATCCGTGCTGGCGTCCCTGATCTCCATTTTCATCGGCCTGATCGTGGGCGGCGTCATCATTCTGATCGTGGGCCTGGGCTCTCCGGAGCTGGGCATCACCGGTGCCTGGGACGGCATCCGGCTGGTGTTCTGCGGCCTCTTCGCCACCGGACGGGACGCCGCCGGCGCCCTGACCTTCGGCTTCAACCCCACCAACATGGGCAATATGCTCTTCCGGGCCACGCCGCTGATCCTGACGGGCCTTTCCGTGGCCGTGGCCTTCAAGACGGGCCTTTTCAACATCGGCGCGCCGGGCCAGTACCTGATGGGCACCGCCGCCACGCTGATGCTGGCCCTGGGCATCCCCTCCGAGACCGTCCCCGCCGGGCTGATCTGGGTGATCGCCTTTTTGGGCGGCATCCTGGCCGGCGCCGTGTGGGGCTGCATCCCGGGCCTGGTGAAGGCCTTCCTCAACATCAACGAGGTGCTGGCCTGCATCATGACCAACTGGATCGCCGCCAATCTGGTCACCTGGATGTTCGACGGCAGCGACTACCGCAACCTGGTGGAGAACACCAAGAGCGGCTATATCTACAAGACCTCCTTCAACGGCGTCCAGACGCCCAAGCTGGGGCTGGACAAGCTCTTCCCCAACTCCCAGGTCAACGGCGGCATCCTGGTGGCCATCGTCATCGCGGTGCTGATCTACATCCTTATGAGCAAGACCACCCTGGGCTATG encodes:
- a CDS encoding ABC transporter permease, yielding MKQKGSNLLERDGTKSVLASLISIFIGLIVGGVIILIVGLGSPELGITGAWDGIRLVFCGLFATGRDAAGALTFGFNPTNMGNMLFRATPLILTGLSVAVAFKTGLFNIGAPGQYLMGTAATLMLALGIPSETVPAGLIWVIAFLGGILAGAVWGCIPGLVKAFLNINEVLACIMTNWIAANLVTWMFDGSDYRNLVENTKSGYIYKTSFNGVQTPKLGLDKLFPNSQVNGGILVAIVIAVLIYILMSKTTLGYELKACGANRHAARYAGIADKRNIVLSMAIAGGLSGAAASLYYLSGNTEFFWSTYQSLPATGFNGIPVALLAASHPIAVVFTGCFMSMLDIVGLQMTNLTAYNEYITDVIIAVIVYLSAFSLVIKMLLSARGKRRAAAAEQAAPAAAPAKDGPDGTDGKGGDGV